The Halarcobacter mediterraneus genomic interval ACTTAGTTGTTCACTTGAAAGAGCATGTAAGAAATATGATTGGTCTTTTGAACTATCTTTTGGTGTATCTAATACATAATGGTCTTTATAATGAGCTATTTTTGCATAATGACCAGTTGCTATCATATCAGCACCCATTTTTTTAGCTTCATTTAAAAATACATTGAATTTAATCTCTCGATTACAAAGAATATCAGGGTTTGGAGTAAGACCTTTTTTTAAACCTTCTAAAAATACATCAAAAACTTTTGTTCTATACTCTTCTACAAAGTCTTTACCTTTTACTTCAATACCTATTAATTCACCAACTTTTTTTGCATCTTCAAACTCTATTCTATTAGGACATTGGCTACCTTTGATTCCATATTCCCAATTTCTCATAAATAAGCCTACTACATCATAGCCTTGTTGTTTTAATAGTAATGCTGTAACAGAAGAGTCAACACCCCCTGACATTCCAACAACTACTTTTTTTTTGCCTGTTTGTAGGATTTCATTTTGTTCCATCATTTATTTACCTTTAAAAAGTTCCTTTTTAAAAGAACTATATATTTCATTTTATAATTTATTCATAAGTTTTAAAGGAATAATCACTGATTCTCTATTTGCCCAGTCTTTGTGAGGGATAATAAGTTTTTTGGTATTTATTTTCTTATTATCAAAAAATATTATATCAATATCTAAGGTTCTAGGCGCATCTTGAAAGGACCGCTTTCTTCCAAATCTTTTCTCTAATCTTTGCGTATGTTTTAAAAATTCATTCGGTGCTAGATTAGTTTTAAGTAATATTATACCATTTAAAAATGGTTTTTGATTTAAGTATCCAAATGGAGGATTTAAAAGTAGAGGAGAAGTCATAAGTAAATCAAATTTTGTATTTTGATTTAAAGATAAGATTAACTTATTAAATAACTTCTTTGTATCTCCTATATTTCCCCCAATACCTATTGTTACAAGATATTTTTTATTTGTAACAGTTTTAAAAACTTTTGGAAAGTTTGCAGAATAAAAAAGTGTTAGTTCTTTTGATAATATTTTTTTCATAATTTCCTTTTAAAATATAAAACCTATTAACTTAGTTAAGATTTATTTTTTTAATATTTAAATCTACAGAATTTCTGCTTTTCCATTTTTCATAACAACTGTATCTTCAATTCTAACTCCAAATTTATTTGGAAGATAAATCCCTGGTTCTATAGTAAATACCATGTTATCTTCAATAATTACATCAGACCTACTATTGATATTTGGGAACTCATGTATATCAAGTCCTACACCATGTCCTGTACTATGCACGAAATATTTTCCGTAACCTGCTTTTTCGATTACATCTCTAGTAAGTTTGTCAATTTCACTAGCTTTCATTCCAACTCTTGCTTTAGAAATAGCATTAAGTTGAGCTTTATATACTAAGTCATAAATTTTTTGTTCTTTTTTATTTTTAAATTGTTGTTCTCTTTTGAAATTAAAAGTTTCAAAATTAACACTTGCCGTACAAGTTCTGTCAGAACAATATCTTTTATATTTTACTCCAGCATCTACAAGAAGTAAATCATTTAACTTTAGTTTCTTTTTAGTTGGCAGTGCATGTGGTTTTGCAGCATTTTCATTTATTGCAACAATAGGGTCAAAACTTAAATCATAATTTCCAACTTTAGACATCTTTTCTATTGCTTTAAAGTGTAAAAAGTTTTCTTCTTGTTTAAAGCCATTTTTTCTAATATATTTTGCTAATTCTTTGAAACCTTTTTTCCCTATCATTGAAGCTTTTTTTAGGAACTCAATCTCTTCCTCAGTTTTGATTATTCTTTTTAATTTTGAGAAGTTTTCCCTTTGAATAAACTCAATTTTTAAATTATTTGTTAGTTTTTGGTATAAAGAATATGTGAAATCACTCGGGTCAAAAACTATTTTTTTGATTTTTGATTTTTTTAATATTTTTTGTGCATCTTTAACTAAATCAGAGCTTTCAATAACTTGACAATTTTGCGCATATTCTTGTGCTTCTATTGTATATCTAGCATCTGTAATAAAAAAGCTGTCTTTTTCTAGTTTTATAAATATTACATTGTCACAAGAAAAACCACACTCATAGTAGATGGCGTTTTCATTTAATAATAAATAATTTTTCATAATTCATCTTTCATTAACTAAATTTTAAATATAATCTTACCCAAAATTCATACAAAAGAGCAATTAATTGCTCTCTTTAGAGTTTTGCTACTTTTAAG includes:
- the folK gene encoding 2-amino-4-hydroxy-6-hydroxymethyldihydropteridine diphosphokinase — translated: MKKILSKELTLFYSANFPKVFKTVTNKKYLVTIGIGGNIGDTKKLFNKLILSLNQNTKFDLLMTSPLLLNPPFGYLNQKPFLNGIILLKTNLAPNEFLKHTQRLEKRFGRKRSFQDAPRTLDIDIIFFDNKKINTKKLIIPHKDWANRESVIIPLKLMNKL
- a CDS encoding M24 family metallopeptidase; the encoded protein is MKNYLLLNENAIYYECGFSCDNVIFIKLEKDSFFITDARYTIEAQEYAQNCQVIESSDLVKDAQKILKKSKIKKIVFDPSDFTYSLYQKLTNNLKIEFIQRENFSKLKRIIKTEEEIEFLKKASMIGKKGFKELAKYIRKNGFKQEENFLHFKAIEKMSKVGNYDLSFDPIVAINENAAKPHALPTKKKLKLNDLLLVDAGVKYKRYCSDRTCTASVNFETFNFKREQQFKNKKEQKIYDLVYKAQLNAISKARVGMKASEIDKLTRDVIEKAGYGKYFVHSTGHGVGLDIHEFPNINSRSDVIIEDNMVFTIEPGIYLPNKFGVRIEDTVVMKNGKAEIL